From a single Lewinella sp. LCG006 genomic region:
- a CDS encoding DUF2214 family protein yields the protein MTLEILVRYLHFIGIFTWVSALVLQWFLVRPVLRRQQIQQLARIDAVYGLSAIVVVGMGLTLWFGLGKPAEYYSLNPVFHAKVGLAVIVGLLSIYPTVFFARHRKGDDPIAEIAVPARIRQVITLELLIMLVIPFLATLMAAGVGR from the coding sequence ATGACCCTCGAAATATTGGTTCGTTACCTGCACTTTATCGGCATCTTCACCTGGGTCAGTGCGCTGGTCTTGCAGTGGTTCCTCGTCCGGCCGGTTTTGCGCCGCCAGCAGATCCAGCAGCTCGCCAGGATCGATGCCGTCTATGGGCTCAGCGCCATTGTGGTGGTAGGTATGGGGCTTACCTTATGGTTCGGTTTAGGCAAGCCGGCCGAGTACTATTCCCTCAATCCGGTCTTTCACGCCAAGGTGGGGCTGGCCGTCATCGTAGGGCTCCTCTCCATCTACCCTACCGTCTTCTTTGCCCGCCACCGCAAGGGCGACGATCCTATCGCCGAAATCGCTGTACCCGCCCGTATCCGTCAGGTGATTACACTAGAGTTGTTGATTATGTTGGTGATTCCCTTTCTGGCTACGCTGATGGCGGCGGGGGTGGGGAGGTGA